One genomic segment of Pseudomonadota bacterium includes these proteins:
- a CDS encoding nucleotide pyrophosphohydrolase gives MTAPNSHGLSQLRDALREFAAERDWDKFHSPKNLAAALSVEAAELLERFQWLTEDESRSLPPAELARVRDEMADVLNYLVRLADKLDVNLLEAAREKMKLNAQKYPVDKARGSAKKYSEF, from the coding sequence ATGACCGCACCGAATTCGCACGGTTTGTCGCAGCTCCGGGATGCCCTGCGGGAATTTGCCGCCGAGCGGGACTGGGACAAGTTCCACAGCCCCAAAAATCTGGCTGCGGCGTTATCCGTCGAAGCCGCCGAGTTGCTCGAGCGGTTCCAGTGGCTGACCGAGGATGAGAGCCGTTCGCTGCCGCCCGCCGAGCTCGCGCGCGTGCGCGACGAAATGGCGGACGTGCTGAATTACCTGGTGCGGCTGGCGGACAAGCTCGACGTGAATCTGCTGGAAGCCGCGCGCGAGAAGATGAAACTCAACGCGCAGAAGTATCCGGTGGACAAGGCGCGCGGCAGCGCGAAGAAGTACTCCGAGTTCTGA
- a CDS encoding DUF481 domain-containing protein: MFILAFIAAPAAQAQWTGKAELGFLSSSGNSESTSANTKFDLTHEGAKWRNNFFVGALYGENAEFSTAERYEARYQADWKITDRASWFGGIRGEQDRFSGFAYQATVSSGASYQFIDSPTTKLSASLGAGLRRSKGETLVKTDAGEVIDRSEGDADDEPVATFSSNYENAFTATTKLTNKLLAESGSDNTAVQNDLAVQVSMTDALALAVGYAIRYNSNPPPLAESTDTLVTINLVYNIK, translated from the coding sequence GTGTTCATTCTGGCGTTCATCGCCGCGCCGGCGGCGCAGGCGCAGTGGACCGGCAAGGCCGAGCTCGGCTTTCTGTCTTCGAGCGGCAACAGCGAGTCGACCTCCGCGAATACCAAGTTCGATCTGACACACGAGGGCGCGAAGTGGCGTAACAACTTTTTCGTCGGCGCGTTGTACGGCGAAAACGCGGAATTCTCCACCGCCGAACGTTATGAGGCGCGTTACCAGGCGGACTGGAAAATCACCGATCGCGCGAGCTGGTTCGGCGGCATCCGCGGCGAGCAGGATCGCTTCAGCGGTTTCGCCTACCAGGCGACGGTGTCGAGCGGTGCGAGTTACCAGTTCATCGACAGCCCGACCACGAAGCTCAGCGCTTCGCTCGGTGCCGGTCTGCGCCGTTCCAAGGGCGAGACGCTGGTGAAAACCGACGCGGGCGAAGTCATCGACCGCAGCGAAGGCGATGCCGACGACGAGCCCGTCGCCACGTTCAGCTCCAATTACGAAAATGCTTTCACCGCCACGACGAAGCTCACCAACAAATTGCTGGCGGAATCGGGTTCCGACAATACGGCGGTGCAGAACGATCTCGCGGTGCAGGTGTCGATGACGGATGCGCTGGCGCTCGCGGTCGGTTATGCGATTCGATACAACTCGAACCCGCCGCCGCTCGCGGAAAGCACGGATACCCTGGTCACGATAAATCTGGTCTACAACATCAAATGA
- a CDS encoding PIN domain-containing protein: MTTNYVLVDFENVQPDTLASLAEGQFKVKVFVGAAQAKGRISFELSHSMQMLGANAEYVKIARSGPNAVDMHIAYFVGKILERERDAVIHIISKDTDFDPLLEYLRAAGVACKRSKTIAEVVKLAQTAVRARPAQKPQRAPATPHVPPPRKAHAEKLAPIIKQLHSLSGKPGTRKKLGQTIGNYFKQHGGELPEKTIEHLIDELIRLKYVTQTGPNVSYHLV; encoded by the coding sequence ATGACCACTAACTACGTGCTGGTCGATTTCGAGAACGTCCAGCCCGACACGCTGGCATCACTCGCCGAAGGGCAATTCAAGGTAAAGGTGTTCGTCGGCGCCGCGCAGGCGAAGGGACGTATCTCGTTCGAGTTGTCGCATTCCATGCAGATGCTGGGTGCGAACGCCGAGTACGTGAAGATCGCGCGCAGCGGGCCGAACGCCGTCGACATGCACATCGCGTATTTCGTCGGGAAGATCCTCGAACGCGAGCGTGACGCGGTGATCCACATCATTTCGAAGGACACCGATTTCGATCCGCTGCTCGAATACCTGCGCGCCGCCGGCGTGGCGTGCAAACGCTCCAAGACCATTGCCGAGGTCGTGAAACTCGCGCAGACCGCGGTGCGTGCCCGCCCGGCGCAGAAGCCGCAGCGTGCGCCGGCCACACCGCACGTGCCGCCGCCGCGCAAAGCGCATGCGGAAAAACTCGCACCCATCATCAAGCAGCTGCATTCGCTCTCTGGCAAACCGGGCACCCGCAAGAAGCTCGGGCAAACCATCGGCAATTACTTCAAGCAACACGGCGGGGAGCTGCCGGAGAAGACCATCGAGCACCTGATCGACGAGCTGATCCGGCTCAAGTACGTGACGCAGACCGGACCGAACGTGAGTTATCACCTGGTCTGA